In Nitrosopumilus sp. b3, the DNA window GAAGTTAGTAAAAGTAAAAATCCTAAAATATACTGTTTTTTCATTCTATGACTCCGCTATTATCAAGTATTTATTAAGTCTCGCGTTAAATAGATTCTTTTTAGAAATTAAAAATTGAAGAAAAGATTCTATGGATCTGGGCAACCGTCTTCATCTCTGTCACCATCATAATCCTCTGGATCTTTAGGGCAGAGATCTTCGTCGTTGATTATATCATCAAGATCGTCATCATGAACAAATCTCTGTTGTTCAGGAACAATATCAGGGCAACCATCCCAGTCTAGATACTTGTTCCATGTTTCAGGCTCAGTTGGACAAGAATCAATTACATCTGGGTATCCATCACCGTCAGAATCAGCATAAACAGGTGTTGTTGATTCAGCGCCAGGAACATCTGGGCAACCGTCTTTGTCTAAATAATCATTATAATTTTCAGGCTCATCAATACATGAATCCCATCTATCTTCAATTCCATCACCATCAGAATCTGGGAATTGATATTGGAATGTAGTTGAATCAGCAGTATCTGGGCATCCGTCTAGATCTTGGAATTTATTATAAGTTTCAGGTTGTAATGGACAATCGTCATAGACATCTGGAATTCCATCCATGTCAGAATCTAATGAAGAATTAAGACTGTCAGGACATCCGTCTTTGTCTTGGAATCCATTGTAAGTTTCAGGTTGGTTAGGACAAGAATCTAAGTTGTCAATAATTCCA includes these proteins:
- a CDS encoding thrombospondin type 3 repeat-containing protein: GIIDNLDSCPNQPETYNGFQDKDGCPDSLNSSLDSDMDGIPDVYDDCPLQPETYNKFQDLDGCPDTADSTTFQYQFPDSDGDGIEDRWDSCIDEPENYNDYLDKDGCPDVPGAESTTPVYADSDGDGYPDVIDSCPTEPETWNKYLDWDGCPDIVPEQQRFVHDDDLDDIINDEDLCPKDPEDYDGDRDEDGCPDP